Genomic window (Candidatus Nitrosocosmicus arcticus):
TCCCGTTTTACATTTGTTTATTGAAATAATTGCTGGATCAAAATTTCCAACACCAGGTAATACTATTCCATCTACTTCTGCTGATTCTTCAAAATCATTTATAATCGATACCTGTGCTCCGTTTCTTTGCAAGGATGATTGAAGACTAAAAATGTTTCCGGCTCCATAATCAAAAATTGATATTTTTACCATATACTACATCATCCCTTTGGTAGTAGGACCTCCTTCGCTATTTGGATCAATCCCGATGGCGTTCCTTAATGCGACTGCGGTGGCTTTTATGGCCGACTCGATTTTATGGTGATCATTTGTTCCATATTGTACGATAATGTGCATACAACAATTAATATTTCCAATAAATGATTGAAAAAAATGAATAATATCTTCTTGCGAAATATTTTCAATCTTTTCTCTTTCTAATTTCATGTCGATGTGACTATATTGTCTCTTAATTAGATCTACAGCGACGCTCGAAACGGATTCATCCATTGGAACTGTGGCATTTCCAAAACGATTAATGCTCTCTCTGTTGCCTAAGGCCCTATCAATGGCTTGGCCTAATACGATACCTGTATCTTCTATTAGATGATGCTTAATACCGTCTTCACTTTTAGCTTTCAAATCAATGTCAATCTTACTGTGTTTTGAAAAAGATACTACAATATGATCTAAAAAATCAATTCCTGTATTAACGTTTGAATTTCCTTTTCCGTCTAAATTAATTTTAGTCACGATATTTACTTCCTTCGTCCTTCTTTCCATTTCACACGTACGTTGATGACCCTCTATAATCACTATGTGCTTTTAATTTTTTGTATTATTTAATATATTTGGTAAATCGTTTACATTTTTAATGATTACATCTGCATTATTTGATTTTAGTAGTTTTTTCTTATCCATTGATCCCTTGTTATTTACTCCATCACCATAGACTCCG
Coding sequences:
- a CDS encoding imidazoleglycerol-phosphate dehydratase; translation: MERRTKEVNIVTKINLDGKGNSNVNTGIDFLDHIVVSFSKHSKIDIDLKAKSEDGIKHHLIEDTGIVLGQAIDRALGNRESINRFGNATVPMDESVSSVAVDLIKRQYSHIDMKLEREKIENISQEDIIHFFQSFIGNINCCMHIIVQYGTNDHHKIESAIKATAVALRNAIGIDPNSEGGPTTKGMM